The Zerene cesonia ecotype Mississippi chromosome 29, Zerene_cesonia_1.1, whole genome shotgun sequence genome includes a region encoding these proteins:
- the LOC119837892 gene encoding uncharacterized protein LOC119837892: protein MKTILILLSVVATVYSGPIAQEDSVMRLVVGNFVNCMSSDLNLCLKEHALKAAERLGTVRKLNIIDGLTIYNNGPRESRSLEALSTEPEIRNKQVTERLWESTTDLLQKSDLEVSFAGSDDEEDESRSIDAEEGRGKKKKQLKKKLKLLIPLAILAKVKAVALVVLALVVIAASLFKLAVLAKIAFIAKVIAIVKALIAKKHAQEEHTWVAHEEHPQVSHGGWEQGWSRSRTEANNLAYSAYQQ from the exons atgaagACCATTTTGATATTGCTCAGTGTGGTGGCGACCGTGTATTCTGGGCCTATAGCTCAGGAGGATTCGGTTATGCGTTTGGTTGTTGGCAATTTTGTGAATTGTATGAGCAGTGATTTGAACTTGTGCCTGAAG gaACACGCATTGAAAGCAGCCGAGAGGTTAGGTACAGTTCGCAAATTGAACATCATTGATGGtcttacaatttataacaatggTCCACGTGAGTCCAGGAGCTTAGAAGCATTGTCTACTGAACCTGAGATCAGGAACAAACAGGTGACTGAAAGACTTTGGGAGAGCACTACCGACTTGCTGCAGAAGAGTGACTTGGAGGTCAGCTTTGCTGGAAGTGACGATGAAGAAGATGAATCTAGGTCTATTGATG CTGAAGAAGGTCGCGGCAAGAAAAAGAAGCAGTTGAAGAAGAAACTGAAGCTCCTCATCCCTCTAGCTATCTTGGCTAAAGTGAAGGCCGTCGCTCTGGTTGTCCTAGCCTTGGTGGTCATTGCTGCATCCCTCTTCAAGTTGGCTGTCCTCGCCAAGATCGCATTCATTGCTAAGGTCATTGCCATTGTCAAAGCCCTCATTGCTAAGAAACACGCTCAGGAAGAGCACACATGGGTAGCTCATGAGGAACACCCCCAGGTTTCCCACGGTGGATGGGAGCAAGGCTGGTCCCGATCCCGGACCGAGGCCAATAACCTGGCCTATTCCGCCTATCAGCAGTAA
- the LOC119837893 gene encoding uncharacterized protein LOC119837893, whose protein sequence is MWKIIASLAVLALVRSSPVEYGVGENIVGAVSECIDNDTSLCLKEKALKLTEKLAITKDVNLLEGLTLVNTGSVRSARSYEQLSGDPKERESQIEERIVNNVGDFLDNHVLQLRLSDGSEESRGLDEEGRGKKKNKKKLKQLLPILLLLKLKMAALIPLFLGIIAFVAVKAVFLGKIAFAVNAISLIRRLLSKNNHSSGGALSFAPAHTEEHPGYSYEPAQGWSRKVNDAQSLAYAGQLTN, encoded by the exons ATGTGGAAGATAATTGCCAGTTTAGCCGTTTTGGCGTTGGTGCGAAGTAGCCCAGTGGAATATGGAGTCGGTGAAAATATTGTTGGTGCAGTATCGGAATGTATCGACAATGATACATCGTTGTGCTTAAAG GAAAAGGCCCTGAAACTGACCGAAAAACTAGCTATCACTAAAGATGTAAACCTTCTCGAAGGCCTGACCCTGGTCAATACTGGATCGGTGCGATCAGCAAGGAGCTACGAGCAATTGTCTGGTGATCCCAAAGAAAGGGAATCCCAGATAGAAGAGAGGATCGTCAACAATGTTGGAGATTTCTTGGACAATCACGTACTGCAGTTGCGTTTGTCAGATGGCTCTGAAGAATCCAGGGGATTGGATGAAGAAg GCCGTGGCAAGAAGAAGAACAAGAAGAAGCTCAAACAGCTCCTCCCCATTCTCCTCCTCCTGAAACTGAAAATGGCCGCTCTCATCCCACTCTTCCTTGGTATCATCGCATTCGTAGCCGTCAAGGCAGTGTTCCTGGGCAAAATCGCATTCGCTGTGAACGCCATTTCCCTAATCCGTAGACTTCTATCTAAAAACAACCACTCATCTGGTGGCGCACTTTCCTTCGCCCCAGCTCATACAGAGGAACACCCTGGATACTCCTATGAACCAGCTCAGGGCTGGAGCAGGAAGGTCAACGACGCCCAGAGCTTGGCCTACGCTGGACAACTTACGAATTAA